The genomic window TTAAAACCATTCATGATGTACAACTAAAGCTTTCCATTCTCAAGCATGGAAAACTGTCAACTTCAGTCCTGAAAGGGTGGAGAGGTTAAAGACCAGCATAAATTAATTGCCGATGATAATTACACAACTTAACTATTTTGCTATTTTGAAAAATAGCATTGATATTTAATCTCATTATCTCCTTACCTCCCTGAACAGGTGATGTTGAGGACCAAAGTGTCTCCCAGCTTCACACTCTGATCTTCTGTACTGCTGTCCACTCTGTTTATGCCGCAGTTGCTTAGACTCTCTGTGACAGACAGGATATATTCATATCAAAAtttattgtctgtgtctgttgtatgCATcaactcgtatgtgtgtgtgtgtgtgtctctgtctgtgtctctgtgagtggtTTATCACTTTATAATCACTTCGTTTATTCAACTGAACAGAATATCATGACCTTGTTTTAGAAGATAATAAACTTTAAACAATCTGAATTTAAATTGAAAGTAAAACcagttgttgggtgttttttgttttggtttgtttttttaaccccatCTGACCTGTTTGCttgattgtggagtgatggcctagaggtaacgcgtccgcctaggaagcgagagaatttgagcgcgagagaatctgagcgtgctggttcgaatcacagctcagccgccgatattttctccccctccactagaccttgagtggtggtctggacgctagtcattcggatgagacgataaaccgaggtcccgtgtgcagcatgcacttagtgcacgtaaaagaacccacggcaacaaaagggttgttcctggcaaaattctgtagaaaaatccactgcgataggaaaaacaaataaaactgcacacaggaaaaaatacaaaaaaaaaaaaaaaaaaaaaagggtggcgctgtagtgtagtgacgcactctcccttggggagagcagcccgaatttcacacagagaaatctgttgtgataaaaagaaatacaaatacaaatgcttgCCAGACTGGTTGCTTGCTTTGCTTGGAATCTATTCTCGCCTGCTTGCTCAGGAATTAGTTTCATTCTGTGGCtgcgtatgcatgtgcatgtgtgtgtgtgtgtgtgtgtgtgtgtgtgtgtgtgtgtgtgtgtgcacatgcttatgtgcgcatgcttatgtatttgtgtgtgtaagaatgcgATACAatcgatttgattttttttctttgatcacTACTTTTTTGACTAATACTAACAAGTAAATATTTTCTTAAATGAATAAAGTGACAACTTTTTAACAGACCACTGAGTGACTGTTTAATCTGTTCATACACATCCTTTGCCCTTTACTGAAGAGATAAATTATCACGCATAAGACAGTCACAAGCCAATAAAAGATAagctgagttgttgttgtttttttgtttgatttcgtAAACATACCAGGTTATCAGGACCTGACAGTGTAGTGCATGCCTCAGTACTATGTGTATGACTTAGTTCACACGTTTCATCGTGATTACATTGATATAACTTTCATGCCTCACCCACATGTGATAGTCTGTTTATCTGGATCCATTTGTACCTATTAGGCTGAACTTGTTGAACTGAAAGACTACCAAGTGACCTTCATGCTCAGCTAATAATATTATCCAATCAcctgttttttttatcaatcacGTGTAGATCAGTGTGATACATGTATGCTGATACTAAAATGTTAAGCTCATGATGTATTATAATCATAGTAGGGAATGTATTTACCATTTAATTCCAaagtatgtttctttttttttttctttttgtaagggTCATCAAAAGTTCACAACCTTGCATTTCACTTTGACCATTATATATCAACTGtccctctttcacacagacacaggtctTTGACATTCAACTTTGAGTTTGACCATTtctgtactctctctttctctcacgaacatgcacatacacactttaaCTATGCATTACTTCACTTTGACCATtctgctctttctctcacacatgatcccaccccctccctaaccccgCCACACAGAGTTCATAACCATGCGCTCCACTCTGAGCATTCTGGATACCGCAGTTTAACTTtatgcctctatctctgtctgaatGTTCCTTAACAGTTGACTGTTTCTCTTCACCATTCTGTattgactccctctctctctctccccttgacttacacatgtatgcactgactctctctctggcCATTATGATAGACATTATTATATATGCTGATTTACTCTCTCTTTGTAAGTAGACCATTATACTTTCTCTGATCTCCCTGATcattttgtattctctctctccctgaccataATGTACTCTGTACTGAGTTTCAATCACTACCCATGACTGTTCTATAttgacactctctctccctctttgaatCTTCTATACTGACTCCCCTGACTGTTATACATGTACTGATTCGCTctcattctctcagtctctgtgacCATTTTGTACtgactatctctccctctctctgaacatTCTATGATGACTCTCTAACTTCCCTCCCTAAAATGttctgctctccctccctctctctctctctctctctctctctctctctctgcacttcaacatttttttcctttatcAAGCAGAGAAACTTTCTTCCTGCCTGGAAAACTGTTGCCatgcaaagaacaaaaaaatcgtCCCGTGCTTGACAAGAAAAATGCTCCCACATATGGAAAAGAATGGTGAATGCTGACATGCACAGATCTGATATTCCACTTGGAATCAACAAGACACAACAGGTAGACTAGTTCACCTTACATGAGCCAAAATATCTGTGAATAGCACCATGAAGACATATAAGTAAATAAGAAAAGTGAGATTTACAATGCTTATAAATTATACACATTTCCTGTTTTCAACTGAGTTGTCAAACCATAATCAGACTTTGAGAACtgttcaaaacaacacacacacacacacacacacacacacacagagaaagacatacaactgttcaaaacaacacacacaccacacacacacacacacacacagaaagacatacatatgTACCTCcaagtgtctgcacacacacacatacaatgatacacacatacattttgttATCAAGTGATGAACTTCAAAAATGAACTTTTctgacaacaaaacacatcaaaacACTCCAGCTCACCTTTAAAATGCAGCTTCTCTGTGAAAGACCCGCACTTGTCAGGTATGGATGACTCAAGGTAAAGGTCAGGGTTGGGCTTAGCCCTGGAACTTGGAGAAGCAGCATCACCAGGAACATTCCAGAACTGTGCACTGGCCACAGCCTGAAGATGGAGAATGCTGGGCTCAGAGAAGTTGCGCTCCAGATGAGGTGAGTCAGTGACACGGATCAAGTCAGAGCCGTTGTACCAGAAGTAGGTATACTGAGGGGTGTCCGATTTACTGAAGTGGTCTGTGATGTTGACATGGAAGTGTATGGGTTGGTCAATAGCGAATGAGGTGTTGCTTCTCTGATACTCAAGGTCTTGGTAAACCCTCAAGTTTCCATTGAGATTCTCTGAAACATGTTATTTCAATTCATAAACTGTAGAACGCTTAAAATAACAATACAAGTCTGCTATTATCTATTAATATGATTGACCTAAATAAAAATTGATAAATCAATAACACAAGACTACATCAAAATATACATAAACCAAATGATGTCAAACATTATGCTGTCAACACAATCAGATTCATCACAGCAATAAATCATCAAATGTAAACATGTGACTGAACTAAAGGAAAATTTCTTATATGTAGTCATGATGTTCTTCATCCTTATTGAAATTAAAGACAGCATAATGTTTGACATCATTCGGTTTATTTATCATTTTGATATAGTCTTGTGTTACTGATTTATTAAGATCATGTTCAACAATCAGTTATGGTTAAATCAGTGTATAATAGTATTGTATATATAGAGCAGTCACTTTACAATCCATGTTTGAAATTTGAGCacagttttcagttgttgttttttttaattaaaaaaaaaccccaacatcatGTAAAGTAACGCTCAACAGGATGATTATCATAAccttttaatttatatatatacatataatcaatatatatatatatatatgtgtgcgtgtgtgcgtaaatTATTTCCTGACAAATGCTCAGAAGTCATTCTTCACCTGTTCCACTCAAATACTGTTTATTTCCAGACAGCAATATCAAATATGATGGTTACCTGTCAGTTTGAAGACAGTGCTGGAGAAAGTTAAGATTTCAGCAGGCCTATCAACAGATGACACAACAACAGTCATTAGATAATCTATTGCCTCAGCATGGTGAAAGGCTTTGTGTAGTGTTGATGTATGTCTCCCACTTGTGTGCTCATTGCTGTCGTTTGTTGAGCTGATCCACAGGAAGTTAAACTTTCCTTCAGGGAGAGTATGATTCGGCTCTATGAAGATGCGTGCTGTAAAAACAATGACAGAATCCAGGACTGCTGGCCCGCTTGTTGATATTTCCACGGTGTAGTTCACTGTAACATTACATAAAAAAATGATATACTTTTATAGTTCTTATGAGTGGACTTAAGCATATTGGGAATTTATTCAAGAAGTAAAACTAACATGTGATAATAATATATCATCAATTCACAAGGATGCAAAATTTACCACAAGGTAATTGTAGGTTAACAATAAGTACACTTTAAAATCAATCTTGATTCACATCAGACAATTAATAGCTCTTCACAGGATGACATGAAACTGTCTCCAAAAAGTGAGACACTTTGCAAAAGTGAAAGTGAACATACAAATTAATTCTAAAGAAAATAGTAAAAAGCAGCACTATTAAACTACAGGCTAAATTTATGCATAATAAGGTACCACCCTATGAAAAACATGTTTCTAACATGACCACAAATAGTAAACTGGGCAACAGCATAGTTCTATTGATCTGAGGCAAAAGTATAGGCCTTGGTTTTTCCTTGCATACTGGCAACATTTCTTTCTGATTCCTGTTCACATTACCTCATAAAATGCAACATTAAAAAGAaacgtgtgtgagagacagacctACATGTATCACTATCAGATATATAATACACAGATACATCAAATGATCAATCATACTACTCAGTGTGAAACATACAATTTTGAGCAATTTTAAAGCATCAATTTTCACATAAGATGGAAAAACTAAGTTTTAAcaagagaaaaatacaaaaagtacACATGTATTTACAATATCATACACAGTCTGTTCCCTATTTTCTGCACTACTTGTGCTTGTGTGCTATGACaagaaattaatgtgtgtgtttttgttttacttgatATAAACACTGATAATTGTAGTTATGTTCTTGATTATGTTATTTTCTGAAATCTTCAATGCCCTAACAGGGCTCAAAGGTTTATTAAATATTAATCTTCAATCCTGAATCTTTgcatgttgtgtgtatatgtgtgtgtctgtgtatgtgttcctctgtgtgtgtgtgtgtgtgtgtgtgtgtgtgtgtgtgtgtgtgtgtgtgtgtgtgtgtgtgtgtgtgtgtgtgcatttcatgtgTGTACAAATACTACTCTGTGTGTACTGGAAGGGCTTCTGCCTTAATAATAATACTTAAGTATTACCCCTTCATTCATTGCAGGATTGAGAAAGCAGTAACTGTAGTAGTTACAGAAAGGGTAATGTCACATTTTAGCATCctaattcctggagctgaatttaggatgctaaagttgGACAGAAAGAatcccactttagcatcctaaattaatGAGCTGAATTCAATGGATGCTAAAGTGCTAGAATTCGCTAAAAGCCACCGCCTCACTGTAGCCAACACCCTTCATCCACACAAGCTCTCTAGGACTGCGACATGGCATTCACCCAATGGGCAAGTGCATAACCAGATTGACTTCATTCTGACACCACAACGCTTCAAGTCGAGCATTAACAAGGCACAGACAAGAACTTTCCCAGGCACTGACATTGGAAGCGACCATGACCTTGTTCTGGCAACCTTTAAGCTCAAACTCAAAGAGCCCTCGCATCCGCTTtaacctggagaaactgaaagacccgGAGATAGCCGAGGTAGGTGGAAAGTTCGCTGCACTGAACCTTCTAGACGACATGGATACACTTATCAACAACGCCAACGATGTGTACATGGATGCCGGTGAAGAACTCctgggaagggaaagaaagaaaaagaaaccatggatcACAGATGAGATCCTCGACCTGTGTGACATGAGACGTGAACTCAAGGGCGAAAGGAATGAAAGTGATTTGGCAAGATGGCAATACCAAGAAGCTAACAGGAAGGtgagaaggaagatgaaggaggcagaagaaaactggatagaggaACAGTGCAATGAGATTGAAAAAGGCTTTGAAAATGGGAGCAGCAAACAGGCCTACAGCACGCTAAGAAACCTCACTCAGTCAAGTCAAGCAAGAACTGCTGCAATAGAGGACAAAGAAGGCAAGCTCCTTTCAGACAGTGAAGACATCCTGGaaagatggacagaatactgcacTGGCCTGTATAACCACCAGCTCCACCCAGACAGCTCCATATTGGAAAACGACACTCTGTCAGCTGAATGTGACAACTATTGTCCACCCACACTGAAGGAGGTCAGAAACGCAATACGAAGCTTGAAAGAAGGGAAATCACCGGGTGTGGACAATATCCCAGCAGAAATGTTGCGGCAAGGTGGTGAGGCGTATGTTGCAGTCCTTCAAGCAGTATGCCAGAAAATACTTGACGAGAAGAGATGGCCAGAACAGTGGACGCAATCACTGGTGATTCCTCTGCCAAAAAAGGGCAACCTGAGACAATGCCAGAACTAAAGGACCATTAGTCTTATTAGTCATCCACGCAAGATCATGCTACGAATCCTCCTTAACAGA from Babylonia areolata isolate BAREFJ2019XMU chromosome 1, ASM4173473v1, whole genome shotgun sequence includes these protein-coding regions:
- the LOC143288311 gene encoding uncharacterized protein LOC143288311, whose amino-acid sequence is MTRSQMMFVLGFLGWVSVIVVDVSARMTPSDSPALPTVEPTFYSNVTIGPTIKVNYTVEISTSGPAVLDSVIVFTARIFIEPNHTLPEGKFNFLWISSTNDSNEHTSGRHTSTLHKAFHHAEAIDYLMTVVVSSVDRPAEILTFSSTVFKLTENLNGNLRVYQDLEYQRSNTSFAIDQPIHFHVNITDHFSKSDTPQYTYFWYNGSDLIRVTDSPHLERNFSEPSILHLQAVASAQFWNVPGDAASPSSRAKPNPDLYLESSIPDKCGSFTEKLHFKESLSNCGINRVDSSTEDQSVKLGDTLVLNITCSGSSPSAVCWNVTTHNSTLNETCRPGGQFTNSTEHRVAVTMGSTGWNTLQIAVYNDISFQVMSQNYYVYDADSVNIPALVLPIVFIVLGGCLLAAGVTYIVRLRRKLHVEVADFDFDPTISVRSTSSWSNFVPAVKHFIQRVRHRAMSTSYEPYSINRPRNLYETL